TATCTGATACATTATTTAACATCTGACTCATACTGTCGATCACATTATTTAACTGTGGGACAAGGCTTGTCGTATACATCTCCTGCATATTTGCGATTGCCTGGGAACAGGTAGTTAAAACCTGTGTCATATCCGACAAAGACTGATTGATCGCATCTGCAACCATACTTCCTGACACCTGCGTATTGATTGCATCCGTCTTGGAATCTCCTGAAAATCCCATTGCGATCTGGTTAATGCTGCTGATTGCCTTCTCAATATCCGTTGCGCCACCATTGATCGACTCTATCGTCTCAATGATCTTCTGAATGACAGCACGGTCATCATCCGACACGCTCTCCTCAACAATCACCTTTTTTAAATGTTCCTGCAGACGGTTCAGTTCCCGTTGCAATTCCACTGCGTCCAATGCCGCCTGATTCAGACTGTCCGCCGTCTGCTGTGCATCTCCTGCAAGATTCGTTGCATTAATGCTGTCCTGAATCCTGTTCATAGAGTCATTGATACTTGTCATTGTCTGATTTACATTTTCACTGAACGAATTTAATGACGTTTTTGTATCATCCAGACTGCTTCTTGCCGTACCAAAACTCTTTGCGCCATCTGATACTTTATTACTGAGACCCGGAATACTGCCTTTTGCCTCTGCAACTGCCTGTGAAAGTTCTCCGTTGCCGGCAATAAATGTGTCGATCATCTTACTATACCCGATCAGATTTTCATTCAGGTTCTCTAGTTTACTCTGAAAATAGGCAAACTTATCATTTTCTTCCATCTGTTCTGAAATATGATTTGTCTGCTCAAATATATTGCTTGCAAGCACTTCTATAAACTGTTCATTGATACTCTGTTTTAAGGTTGATACTGCAGAATCCGTGATCTTTGTTGCTACGGCATTCTTTTTTTCGTTCTCATAATAAGAAATAGTCGGCCCCTTAAAATCTTCCCGGAACACGTTATACATACTATATGTAAAATCAGAACTGATGATGACTGCCGCATAATATTCGCCACTATAGACGCCTTCTAAAGCCGCATCTTTCGTGTCTGTAAATACCCATCCGATCTTATCATTTTCCTTTAAGCTCTCAATGACCGAATCACCCATATTCACAGTGGTTCCATCATCCATCTGATATCCTGCATCTTCCGTAGCTACCGCAATTTTGATATTTTTTGTATTCGCATACGGATCCCAGTTCGAGTAAATATTAAACCATGCATATAGCGATGGTATGATACAAAGACCTATTGCGATTATCAGTGCAAAAGGATTGCGCACCAGTCTCTTCATATCCCCGCTAAAAATATGCCATATATTTTTCATGCCTCACAAGCTCCTTAACTTTTCCATATTCTTCTTCAATAGCGCAAAAGTCCCTATTATCGGGAAATTATACCATCCGGAATATCGATTGTCAAATTTACCGCTCTTATCCCTTCACTCTGCATCTTTAAATATTTCACCGTCTATTTCAAAAATAAATTGCAGGGGAACTTCCGTTCTATCCTCAAATATAAGTCTGTGATGACAGGTATCTATTTTCCGCACTCTGCCACAGTGTGTAACATAGGCCCCGCCGTCTTTCTTTTCATCCGGCACAAAATAAGTAAGCGTAATCTCCGGTTTTTCCGTAAAATGTTCCAGTAAACAGCGCATTTTTTCATCAAGCTGTTCTTTTTTATCCTCATCAAGTTCTAAAAAATCTTCTGTCCGTCTTGCCGTCTCACGGATTGAATCCTCATGTCCCGTCAGTGCTGCAAAAGGAGAAAATTGCGCTGCTCTGTCTAACAATGCCATCTGCGGATGTTTTACAGAAACATGGTGTGGCAGATGGATGATATCATCATATTTGTGTGTTTCTTTTTCTTTAAACAGATTTTGTTCCCTCATGCTTTGTGTCCCCCGATCTGCCTGTTACGTTCTATACTTGTAGCGCCTTCCTGAAGATTCATCCCCTTTAACATGGCATTTTTCCCATATTTCTTTTTTACACTGAGAACTGCCTCCTGAAGTTTTCTCTCTTTTTCCATTTTTTCCTTTTCCGCCTGCTTTTTTTCTTCTAATGCCGCATAATCCGTAAACAGATCCAACTGTTCAAATGTATCATCCTGTTTTGCTGAAGTTTCATCCGACAGTCTGCAGGCGACAACATAAATCCGGCGGATCAGAAGATCTGGATCTACGATACGGTCATACAACTCCATAACAGCATCCATAATCTGTTTGGTCGATGAAGTCCGGCTTTTCAGATTGATCGTACCGTGAGCGTGTTTTGGCACTTTTCTTCCATAACGGTCAATGGTCACTTCCCCATGATATGCATTTTTACGCTTCGGATCAGTCAGATTATCGATATCATAACCGATGGTAAGTACCATCTGATCTGTAACCAGATGTTTGTCCACAAGATCCAGTACAAGCAGATCCGTCATTTCCCGGACGATCAGCTTTCCCTTTTCAAATTCATATGGACACTGTAATACCTGCCCGGAACTAATGCTGTTTGTCTCCGGCTTGTACGCCTTGATCAGATCGATCGTGGTCGGCTCATACCCCCATGCATGATCGATCAGAAGTTCTGCATTGATGCCAAACATCCTGTATAGCAGATCTTCGTTATAAAAATCCTGTTCCCTCCCCAATGAACAGCGGGCAACATCTCCCATTGTATACAGGCCTGCCGCCTCTAATTTTTTCCGGTATCCACCGCCAACCCTCCAGAAATCTGTCAGCGGTCTGTGATCCCACAGCAGCCGGCGGTAACTCATCTCATCAAGCTCTGCGATCCGCACTCCATTTGCATCCGGTGTCACATGTTTTGCAACAACATCCATCGCAACCTTGCACAGATAAAGATTCGTACCGATACCGGCGGTTGCCGTAACACCGGTTTCTTTTAAAACATCCTGAATCATTTTCTCTGCAAGCTCCCTTGCACTCATCTGATATGTTTTCAGATAATGCGTTACATCCATAAATACTTCATCCACGGAATAAACATGCATATCTTCCGGTGCTACATATTTTAAATAAATATCATAGATCCGGTTACTTTCTTCCATATAAAGCGCCATGCGCGGTGGTGCTGTAATATAAGTCAGTTCCAGTGCCGGATTATTTTTCAGTTCCTTGTCATCTGCTGATTTTCCTGTAAACATTCCACCGGCAATCCGGCTTCTCCGCTCCTTATTGACCTGTTTTACTTTCTGCACCACTTCAAATAATCTTGCACGTCCCGGAATACCGTATGCCTTTAATGACGGTGATACCGCAAGGCAGATCGTTTTCTCCGTTCTGCTCTCGTCTGCCACGACAAGATTTGTCGTCAGCGGATCATATCCTAATTTTACACATTCTACAGATGCATAAAAAGATTTCAGATCGATTGCAATATAAATATGGGATGAATCATTCATGTCCGGACGCCGCCTCTCTTTCTGCTTCTGGTTATAGATATTATTATAGCAGAAAATATGTTCGGTTATCACCCTGTTTTGGAAAAAATTGAAAATATCGGACTATATTAAAATAATGGTACTGATTCTAATAAATCATCCAAAAATAGCCACCTGGATAGTTAGTCCAAATGGCTTATAAAAAATATATCACTTTAATCTATAGATAATCTTTTTCTACAAAATACCCCTCTTCGAAACGTTCTATCAGGCTTTAAAACTGTCTTCTTCCTGCATTCCCTTTTCAAAATACTCTTCTGCTATCATTTTAAATTTATAAAAAACATCATAATACACTGTTGTTATCTTTTCAAAATTTTCTCTTGCAACTGCGCCATCATAATCATGAGCAAGCAGATTTCTTGTTCTCAACATTTGCAGCCAAACATCATCATCAATCAATTTGTTTGAAAATGCCGCCTGTAAATTCGCTCTTGGCGATCCAAGCGCTATATCATTAATACCCAATACTTTGACTAAAATATCCTTCATCACTATCCATGATAAATCAAATGTTAAATTATAATTTTGAGCAGTACCTTCTAACACAAAATCAGCATCCGGGTCTGCTGTTTTACTTTTTTTTAAATTATTCAAACTTCTGCAAAAATTTTTATATCTGTTAATATATTTGTTTTCCATACTTTGCGATATCCTCCAAAAGATACTGGTTTCGAATTGTTTTATATTCCAAAATATCTATCTTACGTAAAGTTTCTATTTTTTCTAGATCCTGTTCAAGTTTATCCATATCCACATCGCCATAAACTACAAAATCAATATCACTATATGGAGTTGCTGTATCTGTTGCGAATGAACCTATAAGAACCAATTTTTTTACACCATTTTTTTTACATATTTCTGCAACTTTTGTAATTAATATATTTACGGGCATTACATTCATGATTCTAAACTAACCCTCCCGTTTCTCAAAACATTTAGAATTCTGATAAAAGTATAAATCATATTCAAATAAATTTATACAGAAAAAGAAACGGGATTCTTGACGATTCAAGAACCACGTTTCTTTCTATAATCTAAATTTATCTTAGAATTTACCAGCTTTGTGAGCTTCCTCAACGGAAACTGCAACTGCAACAGTAGCACCAACCATTGGGTTGTTACCCATTCCGATCAGACCCATCATCTCAACGTGAGCCGGTACAGAAGAGGAACCTGCGAACTGTGCATCAGAGTGCATACGTCCCATAGTATCTGTCATACCGTAGGAAGCAGGACCTGCTGCCATGTTGTCCGGGTGAAGTGTACGTCCTGTACCACCGCCGGAAGCAACTGAGAAGTATTTCTTACCCTGCTCGATACATTCTTTTTTGTATGTACCTGCAACCGGATGCTGGAAACGTGTTGGGTTTGTAGAGTTACCAGTGATGGAAACACCTACGTTCTCATGATGCATGATCGCAACACCTTCCTGAACGTCATCTGCACCATAGCATTTTACAGTTGCACGAAGTCCGTTAGAATATGCTTTCTCATATACAACATTTAATTTTGCAGCTTTGTAATCATACTGTGTCTCAACAAATGTGAATCCGTTGATACGGGAGATGATCTGAGCAGCATCTTTTCCAAGTCCGTTTAAGATAACACGTAATGGTTTCTGACGTACTTTGTTTGCTTTCTCAGCGATACCGATTGCACCCTCAGCAGCTGCAAATGACTCATGTCCTGCTAAGAAGCAGAAGCACTCTGTCTCTTCCTCTAATAACATTTTACCAAGGTTACCATGTCCAAGACCTACTTTTCTGTGGTCTGCAACAGAACCCGGAATACAGAATGCCTGAAGTCCCTCACCGATTGCTGCAGCAGCATCAGCAGCTCTTGTACATCCTTTTTTGATTGCGATTGCAGCACCTACAGTGTAAGCCCAGCAAGCGTTCTCGAAACAGATTGGCTGGATTTTCTTTACCTGATCGTAAACATCAAGTCCAGCATCTTTTGTAATTTTTTCAGCTTCTTCGATAGAGCTGATACCATAGCTGTTTAACACAGCGTTGATCTGGTCAATTCTTCTTTCATATCCTTCAAATAATGCCATTTTCGTCCGTCTCCTTTCCTACTCTTCTCTCGGGTCGATGATTTTAACAGCATCTGCCACACGGCCGTACTGTCCTTTTGCTTTTTCCCATGCAGTGTTAGGATCATCGCCTTTTTTAATGAAGTCAGTCATTTTTCCAAGAGAAACGAACTGATATCCGATAACTTCGTTATTCTCGTCAAGAGCAATACCGGTTACATAACCTTCTGCCATCTCTAAGTAACGAACACCTTTCTCTTTGGTAGCGTACATTGTACCAACCTGGGAACGAAGTCCTTTACCTAAATCCTCAAGACCAGCACCGATTGCAAGACCGTCATCAGAGAATGCACTCTGTGTACGACCATAAACGATCTGTAAGAATAACTCTCTCATTGCTGTATTGATTGCATCACAAACAAGGTCTGTGTTTAATGCTTCAAGAATTGTTTTGCCCTGTAATACCTCTGCTGCCATAGCTGCGGAATGTGTCATACCAGAGCATCCGATTGTCTCAACTAAAGCTTCTTCGATTACACCATTTTTTACATTTAATGAAAGCTTGCAGGCACCCTGCTGAGGAGCACACCAGCCAACACCGTGTGTAAAACCTGAAATATCTTCAATTTTTTTAGAATGAACCCATTTGCCTTCTTCCGGAATTGGAGCTGGTTCATGTTTTGCGCCCTTTGCTACAGGACACATGTTTTCGACTTCCTTAGTGTAAATCATTTTAAGACTCCTTTCACTTAAATAGAACTGTATGTATCAGACTTTGTTATACATTTAACATACCTTACCTATTTTCGCACATTTTGTTGAAATCTACAAGTCCTAATCGAAAAAAATTATCTTTATTCCGTGTATTTGTTTTTATACACTAATCAAAATAATTCAATTCTGAAAAAACTTCCGACCCCAGTCTGCCGGCGTTGCTGATATTTTCCCCATCCACATGAATATATCCTTTTGTTCCGTCTTTGGCACGAACATAGATCCATTCCTTTGCATCGGAACTGATAAAGAATACATCCTGACCGGATGAAACCGTCACCTGGTCTGATGTCTGATCCATAGCCTCCCACAGTGGGAGATCCACATATAATCTGTGCGGTGTGAAATACTGATACCTGTGCATTCCGGTATCCATATACTCTAATTTCCCCGCATCACTGTCATACCACCAGTAGCCATTTAAGTATGCTGTCTCAAGAATATCTGTACGAATTGTTCCATAGATTCCGCTTTGTCCGGTAAAGCCGTTGATACCGCCATTTTTTTCTTTAAAAGGAAAACCAGTAACTTCTCCGGCAAATTCGAGTGTGTTTCCATCATACCGGTAAA
The Roseburia rectibacter DNA segment above includes these coding regions:
- a CDS encoding YhgE/Pip domain-containing protein; amino-acid sequence: MKNIWHIFSGDMKRLVRNPFALIIAIGLCIIPSLYAWFNIYSNWDPYANTKNIKIAVATEDAGYQMDDGTTVNMGDSVIESLKENDKIGWVFTDTKDAALEGVYSGEYYAAVIISSDFTYSMYNVFREDFKGPTISYYENEKKNAVATKITDSAVSTLKQSINEQFIEVLASNIFEQTNHISEQMEENDKFAYFQSKLENLNENLIGYSKMIDTFIAGNGELSQAVAEAKGSIPGLSNKVSDGAKSFGTARSSLDDTKTSLNSFSENVNQTMTSINDSMNRIQDSINATNLAGDAQQTADSLNQAALDAVELQRELNRLQEHLKKVIVEESVSDDDRAVIQKIIETIESINGGATDIEKAISSINQIAMGFSGDSKTDAINTQVSGSMVADAINQSLSDMTQVLTTCSQAIANMQEMYTTSLVPQLNNVIDSMSQMLNNVSDILTRLDDTLGDMNSVFSGIETTVTGANDSLEQIQTVIDGVSEKLTKLLERLNSVEDDEKVQAFIEFMKGDPEGYGEFFSQPVLVTTEEVYPIPNYGSAMTPFYSILAIWVGGTILVALIKVKAEPKDLENVKSYQLFFGRYLLFFVMGQLQALIIVLGDIYILHCQILYPGWFWLVASLASVTFTLLIYSLALSFGDVGKALAVVIMVIQIAGSGGTFPIELLPAVYRNIYIFFPFPYAINAMRETIGGMYGSDYMKNLSELMIFAVVGLLIGLVIRIPFVKLNHFVEKRMEDTKMM
- a CDS encoding Y-family DNA polymerase — its product is MNDSSHIYIAIDLKSFYASVECVKLGYDPLTTNLVVADESRTEKTICLAVSPSLKAYGIPGRARLFEVVQKVKQVNKERRSRIAGGMFTGKSADDKELKNNPALELTYITAPPRMALYMEESNRIYDIYLKYVAPEDMHVYSVDEVFMDVTHYLKTYQMSARELAEKMIQDVLKETGVTATAGIGTNLYLCKVAMDVVAKHVTPDANGVRIAELDEMSYRRLLWDHRPLTDFWRVGGGYRKKLEAAGLYTMGDVARCSLGREQDFYNEDLLYRMFGINAELLIDHAWGYEPTTIDLIKAYKPETNSISSGQVLQCPYEFEKGKLIVREMTDLLVLDLVDKHLVTDQMVLTIGYDIDNLTDPKRKNAYHGEVTIDRYGRKVPKHAHGTINLKSRTSSTKQIMDAVMELYDRIVDPDLLIRRIYVVACRLSDETSAKQDDTFEQLDLFTDYAALEEKKQAEKEKMEKERKLQEAVLSVKKKYGKNAMLKGMNLQEGATSIERNRQIGGHKA
- a CDS encoding HI0074 family nucleotidyltransferase substrate-binding subunit, producing the protein MENKYINRYKNFCRSLNNLKKSKTADPDADFVLEGTAQNYNLTFDLSWIVMKDILVKVLGINDIALGSPRANLQAAFSNKLIDDDVWLQMLRTRNLLAHDYDGAVARENFEKITTVYYDVFYKFKMIAEEYFEKGMQEEDSFKA
- a CDS encoding nucleotidyltransferase family protein → MNVMPVNILITKVAEICKKNGVKKLVLIGSFATDTATPYSDIDFVVYGDVDMDKLEQDLEKIETLRKIDILEYKTIRNQYLLEDIAKYGKQIY
- a CDS encoding GGGtGRT protein, with translation MALFEGYERRIDQINAVLNSYGISSIEEAEKITKDAGLDVYDQVKKIQPICFENACWAYTVGAAIAIKKGCTRAADAAAAIGEGLQAFCIPGSVADHRKVGLGHGNLGKMLLEEETECFCFLAGHESFAAAEGAIGIAEKANKVRQKPLRVILNGLGKDAAQIISRINGFTFVETQYDYKAAKLNVVYEKAYSNGLRATVKCYGADDVQEGVAIMHHENVGVSITGNSTNPTRFQHPVAGTYKKECIEQGKKYFSVASGGGTGRTLHPDNMAAGPASYGMTDTMGRMHSDAQFAGSSSVPAHVEMMGLIGMGNNPMVGATVAVAVSVEEAHKAGKF
- a CDS encoding iron-sulfur cluster assembly scaffold protein; this encodes MIYTKEVENMCPVAKGAKHEPAPIPEEGKWVHSKKIEDISGFTHGVGWCAPQQGACKLSLNVKNGVIEEALVETIGCSGMTHSAAMAAEVLQGKTILEALNTDLVCDAINTAMRELFLQIVYGRTQSAFSDDGLAIGAGLEDLGKGLRSQVGTMYATKEKGVRYLEMAEGYVTGIALDENNEVIGYQFVSLGKMTDFIKKGDDPNTAWEKAKGQYGRVADAVKIIDPREE